A window of the Flavobacterium sangjuense genome harbors these coding sequences:
- a CDS encoding heavy metal-binding domain-containing protein, with protein sequence MKRVFISAIIMALVLVSCTKKSEGSTTTVTSDDNATEKVEVVKDTVNEEPETLPAQLYACSMHPEVQGKQNDECSKCGMALTELVPGETK encoded by the coding sequence ATGAAAAGGGTATTCATTTCAGCCATAATAATGGCTTTAGTATTGGTTTCCTGTACTAAAAAAAGTGAAGGAAGTACAACAACCGTTACTTCCGATGATAATGCTACTGAGAAAGTCGAAGTAGTTAAAGATACAGTTAACGAAGAGCCGGAAACATTACCAGCGCAACTTTATGCGTGTTCCATGCATCCGGAAGTGCAGGGAAAACAGAACGATGAATGTTCCAAATGTGGCATGGCTTTAACAGAGCTTGTACCTGGAGAAACCAAATAA
- a CDS encoding helix-turn-helix domain-containing protein, producing the protein MKLYIKNMVCSRCKMVVKSVFENIGIIPISVELGEVEVKNDIAEHQKKELIKQLRSIGFDLIDDKKSKVIDKIKTLIIDLVQNKSNNLKTNLSDYLSQELHQDYTTLSNLFSEVESTTIEKYFINQKIEKVKELIIYDELSLSEIAYSLNYSSVSHLSNQFKKTTGFSPTYFKNLKSIKRKQIEDL; encoded by the coding sequence ATGAAACTTTATATTAAAAATATGGTCTGCAGCCGTTGTAAAATGGTAGTGAAATCTGTTTTTGAAAATATTGGAATAATACCCATTTCCGTTGAGTTGGGTGAAGTTGAAGTGAAAAATGATATTGCAGAACATCAAAAAAAGGAATTGATAAAGCAGCTTCGAAGTATTGGTTTTGATTTAATTGATGATAAGAAAAGTAAAGTGATTGATAAGATTAAAACATTAATCATCGATTTAGTTCAGAATAAAAGCAATAATTTAAAAACGAATTTATCCGACTATCTTTCTCAAGAATTGCATCAAGACTACACCACTTTAAGTAACCTCTTTTCGGAAGTAGAAAGCACAACTATTGAAAAGTACTTTATCAATCAGAAAATTGAAAAAGTAAAAGAGTTGATTATTTATGATGAGCTCTCTTTAAGTGAAATTGCATATTCCTTAAACTACAGCAGCGTTTCACATTTAAGCAATCAATTCAAGAAAACAACCGGTTTTTCGCCTACCTATTTCAAAAACTTAAAATCCATAAAGCGGAAGCAGATTGAAGATTTGTAA
- a CDS encoding heavy-metal-associated domain-containing protein produces MVHKYQITGMTCTSCEAKVKSDLLMTENVTDVSVSKEDNSATITMSKHVALSDLQKNLNPKYSISAINHSEITEQAKSWFETYKPILLIFFYIGLVTLLIQLKNESFRSMEWMRHFMVAFFLVFSFFKLLNLKGFVESYVMYDVIAKRLPIWGYIYAFTELGLGIAFLIDFNPLFTNVVTFIVMSVSIIGVLQSVLNKRKIQCACLGAVFNLPMSQVTIIEDAIMIGMSGIMILNLI; encoded by the coding sequence ATGGTACACAAATATCAAATAACTGGAATGACCTGTACAAGTTGCGAAGCAAAAGTAAAATCTGATTTGCTTATGACTGAAAATGTAACGGATGTCAGCGTTTCAAAAGAAGATAATTCTGCAACGATAACTATGAGCAAACACGTTGCATTATCAGATTTGCAAAAGAACCTGAATCCAAAATACAGTATTTCGGCAATTAATCACAGCGAAATTACTGAACAGGCCAAGAGTTGGTTTGAAACTTACAAACCTATACTGCTCATATTTTTTTATATTGGATTAGTAACGTTACTTATTCAGCTCAAAAATGAAAGTTTCAGGAGCATGGAGTGGATGCGTCATTTTATGGTGGCTTTCTTTTTGGTATTTTCCTTTTTCAAATTATTAAACCTAAAAGGTTTTGTTGAAAGTTATGTCATGTATGACGTAATAGCAAAACGGTTACCAATCTGGGGTTATATCTATGCGTTTACAGAGTTAGGCCTGGGAATCGCTTTCCTGATTGATTTCAATCCACTGTTTACCAATGTAGTTACTTTTATCGTGATGTCAGTTAGCATAATAGGCGTATTACAATCAGTTTTGAATAAAAGAAAAATACAATGTGCCTGTTTAGGAGCTGTTTTTAATTTACCAATGAGCCAAGTCACTATCATCGAAGATGCTATAATGATTGGTATGAGTGGAATAATGATTCTTAATCTAATTTAA